The Sphingobacteriales bacterium DNA window GGTGAGTGCCACGGCGGGCATACCATCTTTTTGGGCTTTGGCAACCATATCTTTGATGGGCGCGGCACCATCTAACAAAGAATATTGAGTGTGGCAGTGAAGATGTGAGAATACAGGCATAAGCGATACAAAGAAGTAAAATGGAAGTGAGATAAGCAGTGCAATATTCGGCATTTTTTCGAAAACTACCATCAAATTTGAGGGAAGCATGATATTTTATAAAAACCAATACAGTAATTTTTGATAATAAAAGTTTTTTGCAATGGCAATTTTACAGCTCAAAAATATCGCTTTTGCTCAAATGTATATCCTATTTTTTGCATTTTATAATCAGTCAATCTTATATTTTATCTGAAAATCTTATATTTTATCTGAAAATCTTATATTTTATCTGAAAATCTTATATTTTATCTGAAAATCTTATATTTTATCTGAAAATCTTATATTTTATCTGAAAATCTTATATTTTATCTGAAAATCTTATATTTATCGAAAATCTTATATTTTATCTGAAAATCTTATATTTTATCTGAAAATCTTATATTTTATCTGAAAATCTTATATTTTATCTGAAAATCTTATTTTATCTGAAAATCTTATATTTTATCTGAAAATCTTATATTTTATCTGAAAATCTTATATTTTATCTGAAAATATTATATTTTATTTGAAAATTTTATTTTATCTGAAAATCTTATATTTTATCTGAAAAATATGGAACAGTTTCACCCTATCGGCTATATTCAAAAAGCGCACGCCCTCAAAGGCGAACTAAAATTGTATGTTGAACCATACATAATGGATTTTATCAAAATAAAAAGTGGTGTATATTGAGCAAAAAGGTACGCCTGTTCCTTATATGGTGCAACGCCTGCAAGCCATTCCACAAGGGGCGATTTTGCAGGTGGAGGAGAGCAAAGACAAAAATGCCGCCGATGCCCTGAAAGGGTGCAGCGTGTCGGTAGAGGTGGCGGCGGTGCGCGGTTTAAAGGCGGCGATAGAGGCGCAATTGTTTTTTATAGAAGGTTATAAAGCGTATAACGGCGAAACGTTTTTGGGAGTGGTAGAAAGCATTGAAGAATTGCCGCAGCAAAAAATAGCACAAGTGCGTATGAGTGAACACCTCTTGCCCATTGCGCTGCACCCCGACCAGATTGCAGATATTAACCGCCGCAGCAAAAGTATTTATTTTGAATTGCCGGAAGGCTATGTAGAGGCTTTTTGGAGTAAAAAAGAAAATAATTGAGAATGGAGAATAATGCGCTTAATTAAGAACTCATCATTCAAAACTAAACACTGCCACTATTGGCTGTATTGTCGGTGCAACTCTACAATAGTCGGCAGCAGCAGCGTTGTTTCGTCATTTACCAACACCGCCTGAGCATGGGCGATTTTTTCGGCATCGCTGCTTTGGCGGGCAATGCGGGCTTCTACATCGGCTTGCGAAAGTGCAGGGTCGCGGCGCAGCACTCTGGCTATGCGCAAATCGAGCGGGGCTGTTATTACAATCAGTGCATCTAAATAGCGATAAGTGCCGCTTTCTACAAGCAAAGCCGCTTCCTTAAGAATATACGGCATTCGGAGTTTTCTTTGCATCGCTGCCCAAATTTCATAATCGCGCTGCACGGCGGGGTGTACACAACTGTTGAGCTGTCGGAGTGCCGCTGCATCTTTAAACACCATATTCGCTAAATAAGCACGCTGCAAATTTCCTGTGCATCAAATACCGCCTCACCCAAAATACTCCTTCAATTGTATTTTCAGCAGGGCATCGTGTTGCATCACATATTTTGCGCGGCTGTCGGCATCATACACCGGCACACGCCACTGTGCAAATACTTTAGTTATCCAGCTTTTACCGCTACCCATACCGCCGGTAATGCCTATTTGTTTCATATTGTTTTATTTTTTAGGGATTTAAAATAAAAACTGAGATTTGGACGGATAAATATTGACCTGTCGGGCAAAGGCGGGGTATTCGGTAACATTAAAATGCAAGACGCTGTCTTGGGGTTGTATGTTTGAAAAATCAGCTTCTACTTTAAATAAGGCTGCTGTTGTTTTATTGTATTCCGACAAAGGCACTAAGCAAGAGAGCAAAGCAGTAGCCGGAAACAATGCCAATTCTCCTTTTTGTTTGTAATTTTTACGCTAATGGGAAGGTCTAATTTTTTTTTCGGTATATTCTTCTACTACTATTTCATAGTTCACAAGTTCCTGCTGCAATTGCAGGTTGCCTGCTAAGGGTTTTATCAAAGATACCTGCCCTGTTTGTGTAGAGCGCACATCTGCCAGCATTACCGTATCGGTGGCGATGCTTTGCAAGGTATCGAGCAATACTTTATGCCGCTCACTTTCACCGAAGTTGGTGTAAATGAAGGGCGGTCGTAGCGCATACGATACTGTCCCCGAAATTGCACTTGGTATCTGAAATCAATGGGCAGTATTTTTGATATTTTTCTTTCTGCCGACAGCTCTATTTCGGGCGGCGATATGGCTATCACTTCCAAATTTTCCAAATAATCGGCTTGAGATGCCAACAACTCCTGCGCCGAAAATGCCGCACGCGATTTAAATTATGCATAATCCCACACGAGCGTTTTGCCCCGCAAT harbors:
- a CDS encoding dephospho-CoA kinase: MQRAYLANMVFKDAAALRQLNSCVHPAVQRDYEIWAAMQRKLRMPYILKEAALLVESGTYRYLDALIVITAPLDLRIARVLRRDPALSQADVEARIARQSSDAEKIAHAQAVLVNDETTLLLPTIVELHRQYSQ
- a CDS encoding dephospho-CoA kinase; protein product: MKQIGITGGMGSGKSWITKVFAQWRVPVYDADSRAKYVMQHDALLKIQLKEYFG